A section of the ANME-2 cluster archaeon genome encodes:
- a CDS encoding winged helix-turn-helix transcriptional regulator: MEEIEIPDSIRCEFEIKGGIDGIVELLPDDQRIGYISSIARAISDPVRLRVLFALCIQPMCVCLIVAMTEYAYSKMSYHLSILRDGGLICSKQEGNYLIYYPTDLGRKVVEWIGKSL, translated from the coding sequence ATGGAAGAAATAGAGATACCAGATTCAATCAGGTGTGAATTCGAAATAAAAGGTGGTATAGATGGAATTGTTGAATTGCTTCCTGATGATCAAAGAATAGGATATATCAGCTCGATCGCCCGTGCGATATCAGATCCTGTACGGCTTAGGGTGTTATTTGCACTTTGTATACAGCCGATGTGTGTCTGCCTGATAGTCGCGATGACAGAGTATGCATACTCGAAGATGTCATATCATCTTTCTATACTCAGGGATGGCGGTTTGATATGCTCAAAGCAGGAGGGAAATTATCTGATATATTATCCGACAGATCTTGGTAGAAAAGTTGTGGAATGGATTGGAAAATCGTTGTGA